Proteins encoded within one genomic window of Flavobacterium gilvum:
- a CDS encoding glycosyltransferase family 2 protein, translating to MFDIAIILINYNSSKHTINCIRSIVDNTSEKINYQIIITDNCSRKEDYFSLKTFCETISIPNLKLYRSNINTGFGGGNMNGVQHSNAKYYAFINNDTLLLNDCLSILKDTLDNNPEIGLAGGQSHKENGDFMVSLDHFTSPLKEIAGRDFLEFINPKKYPKRKIRHLTPTQVSFVPGSFMFLRAEDFNRIGGFDTNIFLYYEETDLCLRLKKISKHACLVPDAKFIHLHGASTEQKSIDIKKEIKISLLYVIRKHYGFFGHKIILVHQIVKYFFSSLFKPKNWSLFILILGGAHISKSLKSKQTITTLE from the coding sequence ATGTTTGACATCGCCATAATTCTTATTAATTATAATTCAAGTAAACATACTATAAATTGTATTCGATCCATAGTAGATAATACTTCCGAAAAAATTAACTATCAAATTATCATCACTGATAATTGTTCTAGAAAGGAGGATTATTTTTCGCTAAAAACTTTTTGTGAAACAATTTCAATTCCTAATTTAAAACTCTACAGAAGTAATATTAATACTGGCTTTGGTGGAGGAAACATGAACGGAGTCCAACATTCAAATGCAAAATATTATGCATTTATCAATAATGACACTTTACTTTTAAACGATTGTTTGTCTATTCTAAAAGACACCCTAGACAATAATCCAGAAATAGGACTCGCTGGAGGGCAATCACATAAAGAGAATGGTGATTTTATGGTCTCTTTGGATCATTTTACGTCACCTTTAAAAGAGATTGCTGGCCGGGATTTTCTTGAATTCATTAACCCCAAAAAATACCCGAAAAGAAAAATAAGACATTTAACTCCGACACAAGTCAGCTTTGTACCAGGCAGTTTTATGTTCCTAAGAGCTGAGGATTTTAATAGAATCGGAGGGTTTGACACCAATATATTCCTTTATTATGAAGAAACCGATTTGTGCCTCAGATTGAAAAAAATATCCAAACATGCTTGTTTGGTTCCTGATGCAAAATTCATTCATTTACATGGTGCAAGCACAGAACAAAAATCTATTGACATAAAAAAGGAAATAAAAATATCGTTGCTATATGTAATAAGAAAACATTACGGGTTCTTTGGGCATAAAATTATTTTAGTCCATCAGATAGTAAAGTATTTTTTCAGCAGTCTTTTTAAACCAAAAAACTGGTCCCTTTTTATCTTAATACTTGGTGGTGCTCACATAAGTAAATCATTGAAATCAAAGCAAACGATAACAACTTTAGAATGA
- a CDS encoding glycosyltransferase family 2 protein gives MSYPNCTLVTPTYNWPEALNLLLLSILHQTILPNEVIIADDGSTKDTKELISEFQKTFPVPLIHIWHEDLKNRKPAIMNKAIAASKYDYIIEIDGDIIMNKHFIKDHLDNAQKGHYLFGSRVNIKKGYLTKLFSKKKIHFNIHSKGIKKRGRTIRLPYLMRFSKSINTRSPKLRGCNMSFWKSDFIKINGFNENLVGWGIDDSEMIQRMHNIDIQGKRLKNCGVVYHIYHVEQSRSQLAINDEILKQTTEKKLIFIEKGINQYL, from the coding sequence ATGAGTTACCCTAATTGCACTTTAGTTACCCCAACATATAATTGGCCTGAAGCATTAAACCTATTACTTCTGAGCATTTTACATCAAACTATATTACCAAATGAAGTAATTATTGCAGATGATGGTTCGACTAAAGACACAAAGGAATTAATTTCAGAATTTCAAAAAACATTTCCTGTTCCATTAATACATATCTGGCATGAAGACTTAAAAAACAGAAAGCCGGCAATTATGAATAAAGCTATCGCTGCTTCAAAATATGATTACATTATTGAAATAGATGGCGATATAATAATGAATAAACATTTTATAAAAGACCATTTGGATAATGCACAAAAAGGTCACTATCTATTTGGTTCTCGGGTTAATATTAAAAAAGGTTATTTAACAAAACTATTTTCAAAAAAGAAAATTCATTTTAATATTCACTCAAAAGGAATAAAAAAAAGAGGCAGAACTATACGATTACCTTATTTAATGCGTTTTTCAAAAAGCATCAATACACGTTCACCAAAATTGAGGGGCTGTAATATGTCGTTTTGGAAATCTGATTTCATAAAGATCAATGGATTCAACGAAAATTTGGTTGGGTGGGGAATCGATGACTCTGAAATGATTCAACGAATGCACAACATTGACATTCAAGGAAAAAGGCTCAAAAACTGTGGTGTGGTATATCATATTTATCACGTTGAACAATCTAGAAGCCAGCTTGCAATAAATGATGAAATTTTAAAACAGACTACTGAAAAGAAATTAATTTTTATCGAAAAAGGAATAAATCAATATTTATAA
- a CDS encoding CgeB family protein, which yields MKIVNNKKIILAITDDFKIRCSIEDNLKYLGFEVTAIIPEVTEKFEYRNFKEWALNFIRKNLFRDKEYKKTLRQNFEREVLLKKLSKADYTLTIRADRFEDDFIHKLLKCSPKNYSYQWDGLKRYERIIKLVPYFTKFYVFDKTDLSQKNKTYPTTNFYFDCYPHLLENRNPKYDITFIGSYDNRIEKLIPICESLYNKGYKLNIFLFCPDEREPNSYPFLKHSRTPFSYYEYLKIISDTKCIMDLHHESIHNGLSFRSFEALGYNKKLLTTNLSVKDYDFYNPQNVFFLQKTNNLSKMDEFLNSDYKEIDPVIKNKYSFTNWIKYILEIDGHTPIEIP from the coding sequence ATGAAAATAGTAAACAATAAAAAAATAATTTTAGCAATCACAGATGATTTCAAAATCAGATGTAGTATTGAAGATAATTTAAAGTACTTAGGTTTCGAAGTTACAGCTATAATTCCCGAAGTAACTGAAAAATTTGAATATAGAAATTTTAAGGAATGGGCTTTAAATTTTATTCGGAAAAACCTTTTTAGAGACAAAGAATATAAAAAAACATTAAGACAAAATTTTGAACGTGAAGTTCTTTTAAAAAAACTATCCAAAGCAGATTACACCCTTACAATTCGTGCCGATAGATTCGAAGATGATTTCATACACAAACTGTTAAAATGTTCACCAAAAAATTATTCATACCAATGGGATGGATTAAAAAGATATGAGAGGATAATTAAATTGGTTCCATACTTTACTAAGTTTTATGTTTTTGATAAAACCGATTTATCACAAAAAAACAAAACCTATCCTACAACAAACTTTTATTTTGATTGCTACCCACATTTGCTTGAAAATAGAAATCCTAAATATGATATTACTTTCATAGGATCTTACGACAATAGAATTGAGAAATTAATACCAATCTGTGAATCATTGTACAATAAAGGATATAAATTAAATATTTTTCTATTCTGTCCTGACGAAAGAGAACCCAATTCGTATCCTTTTTTAAAACACAGTAGAACTCCCTTCAGCTACTATGAATATTTGAAAATAATATCCGACACAAAGTGTATTATGGATTTGCATCATGAGTCAATACACAACGGGTTATCATTTAGATCATTCGAAGCTCTTGGCTATAACAAAAAGTTACTCACAACAAATCTATCAGTTAAGGATTATGATTTTTATAATCCGCAAAATGTTTTTTTTCTACAAAAGACAAATAATTTAAGTAAAATGGACGAGTTTCTCAATTCCGATTATAAAGAAATTGATCCCGTTATTAAAAACAAATACAGCTTCACCAATTGGATTAAATACATTTTAGAAATTGACGGTCATACCCCAATTGAAATACCCTAA
- a CDS encoding glycosyltransferase family 9 protein: MRILVIQQKRIGDVLTSTIICNNLKKQYPDATIDYMCYTNSLDVLIGNQNIDNVIPLPHKVRKNYFSLFKFIFEIRAKKYDVVIDVYNKLETNLITMFTGAKIKIGYHKWYTTVFYTHNLKRFDNNEKPKYGFAIDNRLLLLEPLKLDKNKIDPYPKLFVSPKEKEETISLFEKHKIDRTKTTIMISLLGSEKNKTYPLEYMTKIVEYVANHKDVTILFNYFDSQIEDAKTIYNSCSKETQEKIRFDLFGKDLRSFVAIMNECDLIIGNDGGAINMAKALNKPAFTIFSPFVEKNIWATFEDGSKNISVHLKDFRPDLFTDIDHKEIKKNHTSLYQLLTPELFKDKIDFFITNNS, translated from the coding sequence ATGAGAATTTTAGTCATTCAACAAAAAAGGATTGGTGACGTACTTACAAGTACGATAATATGTAATAATTTAAAAAAACAATATCCAGATGCTACAATTGATTACATGTGTTATACCAATAGTCTTGATGTACTAATAGGAAATCAGAATATTGACAACGTAATACCTCTTCCTCATAAAGTAAGAAAAAATTATTTCTCGTTATTTAAGTTTATTTTTGAGATTCGAGCAAAAAAATATGACGTTGTCATTGATGTTTACAACAAACTGGAAACCAATCTAATTACGATGTTTACCGGTGCCAAAATTAAAATTGGCTACCATAAATGGTACACAACTGTTTTCTATACTCATAATTTAAAACGTTTTGACAATAATGAAAAACCAAAATATGGTTTTGCCATTGATAACAGACTTTTGCTTCTGGAACCGTTAAAACTGGATAAAAACAAAATAGATCCATATCCTAAACTATTTGTGAGCCCAAAAGAAAAAGAAGAAACGATTTCACTTTTTGAAAAACACAAAATTGACAGAACCAAAACAACAATAATGATAAGTTTGCTTGGCAGCGAAAAAAACAAAACTTATCCATTGGAATATATGACCAAAATTGTAGAATATGTTGCAAATCATAAAGATGTAACAATTCTTTTTAATTATTTTGACAGTCAAATTGAAGATGCCAAAACGATATATAATTCCTGTTCCAAAGAGACTCAGGAAAAAATACGTTTCGATTTGTTTGGTAAAGATTTAAGGTCATTTGTAGCCATAATGAACGAATGCGATTTGATTATTGGCAATGACGGAGGAGCTATCAATATGGCAAAAGCGCTGAACAAACCTGCTTTCACAATTTTTTCACCATTTGTGGAAAAAAATATCTGGGCAACATTTGAAGATGGTTCAAAAAATATATCCGTTCACCTAAAAGACTTCAGGCCTGATTTATTTACGGATATTGACCATAAAGAGATAAAGAAAAACCACACTTCGTTGTACCAACTACTCACACCTGAACTTTTTAAAGATAAAATCGATTTTTTTATAACCAACAATTCATAA
- a CDS encoding glycosyltransferase family 2 protein yields the protein MTNSNAYKLSVLIITLNEEKHLKALLSDLDFADEIVIVDSFSTDKTENIAKSFHKVSFIQHKFENFSDQRNFAINQSKNDWILFLDADEVLTPELKQEIIETLQNNQTYSAYFFERIFMFEDSVLKYSGNQTDKIIRLFNKNLARYDEKKLVHEKLIVNGKIAFLKNKLIHYTYLSYQDYREKIIFYGKLKALEKFSEKTKPTVLHQLFHPVYNFLYNYFIRLGFLDGKKGVIICYLNAYSIVIRYQELKKLWNQNRRLISSKT from the coding sequence ATGACAAATAGCAATGCCTATAAATTGTCCGTATTAATCATAACTTTAAATGAAGAAAAGCATTTAAAAGCTTTGTTATCGGATTTGGATTTTGCCGATGAGATTGTGATTGTAGATTCTTTTAGCACTGATAAAACGGAAAACATTGCAAAATCATTCCACAAAGTAAGCTTTATACAGCATAAGTTTGAAAATTTTTCTGACCAAAGAAATTTTGCAATCAATCAATCAAAAAACGACTGGATTCTATTTCTGGATGCCGACGAAGTTTTGACTCCCGAATTAAAACAAGAAATAATAGAGACATTACAAAACAATCAAACCTATTCAGCTTATTTTTTTGAACGAATTTTTATGTTTGAGGATTCGGTTCTTAAATACAGTGGCAATCAAACCGATAAAATCATTAGACTTTTCAATAAAAATTTGGCTCGATACGATGAAAAAAAATTGGTTCACGAAAAACTGATTGTAAATGGTAAAATTGCCTTTTTAAAAAACAAACTCATTCACTATACTTATTTGAGTTACCAAGATTACAGGGAAAAAATTATTTTTTATGGTAAGTTAAAAGCCTTGGAAAAGTTTTCAGAAAAAACAAAACCAACAGTGTTGCATCAGTTATTCCATCCAGTTTATAATTTTCTATACAATTATTTCATCAGATTAGGGTTTCTTGATGGCAAAAAAGGCGTAATTATTTGTTACCTAAATGCCTATTCAATAGTTATTCGGTATCAGGAATTAAAAAAATTGTGGAATCAAAACAGGAGACTTATTTCTTCCAAAACTTAA
- a CDS encoding glycosyltransferase family 2 protein: MDVSIIIVNYRSWKPLLNCLESILCTNKTNIRFEVIIVDNFSNDGQFDFFQNKFKDFIFIKNNSNLGFANGCNLGARQAKGNYFLFLNPDTKISANTLETLFFSYKKHSEIGILSCIQVDKNNRPYYQKNIFPSLILIFGISRFLYRKTINQFDSNGELFYPDWISGALIFISKDWFKEVNGWNEDYWLYFEDVEICKKISKKGVKIAVTQNTAVLHEHGGSSRNDFETEYICKTEVIISKHIYINNNFNTFSKVPAHLSLIVFTLLEKSFLSLLSLFLFSNLKLKANRYILKNLCTYYFYAIKKQTWLSKQSLNYDK, from the coding sequence ATGGATGTTTCTATTATTATAGTCAATTACCGAAGTTGGAAACCATTACTTAATTGTCTGGAATCGATACTTTGCACAAATAAAACAAACATCCGTTTTGAAGTAATCATAGTTGACAATTTCTCGAATGATGGACAATTTGATTTCTTTCAAAATAAATTTAAGGATTTTATTTTCATCAAAAACAATAGTAATTTGGGTTTTGCCAATGGGTGTAATCTGGGCGCAAGACAGGCAAAAGGGAACTATTTTCTCTTTTTGAATCCCGACACCAAGATTTCGGCCAACACACTTGAAACTCTTTTTTTTTCATACAAAAAACATTCAGAAATAGGTATATTGTCGTGCATTCAGGTTGACAAAAACAACCGCCCTTATTACCAGAAAAATATTTTCCCATCACTGATTCTGATTTTTGGAATAAGCCGTTTTTTGTATCGAAAAACAATTAATCAATTTGATTCAAATGGGGAATTGTTTTATCCTGACTGGATTTCTGGAGCACTGATTTTCATCAGCAAAGATTGGTTTAAAGAAGTTAATGGCTGGAATGAGGACTATTGGCTTTATTTTGAAGATGTTGAAATCTGCAAAAAAATAAGTAAAAAAGGAGTAAAAATCGCAGTAACCCAAAATACCGCAGTTTTACACGAACATGGAGGCTCATCGAGAAATGATTTTGAAACAGAATATATCTGCAAAACAGAAGTTATTATTTCGAAACATATTTACATAAACAATAATTTTAATACTTTTTCTAAAGTACCGGCTCACCTATCCCTAATTGTTTTTACGCTTCTTGAAAAAAGTTTTCTGTCGCTTTTAAGTCTATTTTTGTTTTCTAATTTAAAATTAAAAGCCAATAGATACATTCTCAAAAATCTTTGCACTTATTATTTTTACGCCATAAAAAAGCAAACTTGGTTAAGTAAACAATCTTTAAATTATGACAAATAG
- a CDS encoding glycosyltransferase, which produces MKITKKIKHYFTRIRKIYRIERENSEIKFKPLEELNRVPLLFEPSEKPKVSIIIPFYNQENYTWNCLFFLNKYLTNDIPYEILLINDNSSEKCDFNLIKGISIHKNTEHLGFLKTINKGIQLAKGEYIYTLNNDTEVQENFLTELFFVFENFKNVGAVGSKLLNPNGNLLEAGAVFKKDFNYKQIGLSKKTYYPEVNYIVKVDYCSDSSLLFKKNDDNGNINLFDEQFSPALFEEKDFCLNLKQVQNKEIYYTPFSKVVHFNDKTYNSSKSKALYKANFEKFKAKWKKQLNGIKATTIENRIQEIYNKKSIVFFNAMIPEFDRDSGSNRLKEIIKSYIELDFHVTLICPSVYKDNYYIPFFQKMGVNVYYEHKMFAGFRFYLINQKIKASFTWFYGPKQFVSYYKSVKKIMPKTKLIYDMVDIHHLRYKRGIELDPLRISFRKKYLKYKKMELKASELANYVITISKFEEDYMESICSKNKIITISNIHYPKISIEETLPFEERKDMLFIGSTHSPNVDALNYLYNEIMPLVWNEIPDLKVNIIGTVNEVIKDIEHPNLVFLGYVENIDDLFISNKFMIAPLRYGAGVKGKIGQSFEYYLPVITSSIGAEGMHLIHKENALIEDTKEGFAEAIIDLYTNKELWEKLQSNSEASLYPFSSEMLKKTLLKISSIN; this is translated from the coding sequence ATGAAAATAACCAAAAAAATAAAACATTATTTCACCAGAATTCGAAAAATCTATAGAATCGAAAGAGAGAATTCTGAAATAAAGTTTAAACCTTTGGAGGAATTAAATCGAGTTCCGTTATTATTTGAACCATCGGAAAAACCAAAAGTTTCTATAATAATCCCTTTTTATAATCAAGAAAATTACACTTGGAATTGTTTATTTTTTTTAAACAAATATTTGACAAATGATATCCCCTATGAAATTCTATTAATTAATGACAACAGCTCTGAAAAATGTGATTTCAATTTAATAAAAGGAATTTCAATTCATAAAAACACTGAACATTTAGGCTTTTTGAAAACCATAAATAAAGGAATTCAGTTAGCCAAAGGGGAATATATTTACACTTTAAACAACGACACTGAAGTACAAGAAAATTTCTTGACCGAATTATTTTTTGTTTTCGAAAATTTCAAAAATGTTGGGGCCGTCGGTTCCAAATTACTCAATCCAAACGGAAATCTTCTCGAAGCAGGAGCTGTTTTTAAAAAAGACTTCAATTACAAACAAATTGGTCTTTCTAAAAAAACATATTATCCCGAAGTAAATTATATTGTAAAAGTAGATTATTGCTCGGATTCCAGTTTGTTGTTTAAAAAAAATGATGACAATGGAAACATCAATTTGTTCGATGAGCAATTTTCACCAGCCTTATTTGAAGAAAAAGACTTTTGTCTCAACTTAAAACAAGTACAAAACAAAGAAATATACTACACTCCGTTTTCAAAGGTTGTACATTTTAATGACAAAACTTACAATTCATCTAAAAGCAAAGCACTTTACAAAGCCAATTTTGAAAAATTCAAAGCAAAATGGAAAAAACAGCTTAACGGAATAAAAGCCACAACTATTGAAAATAGGATTCAAGAAATTTACAATAAAAAATCTATTGTTTTCTTTAATGCAATGATTCCTGAATTTGACAGGGATTCTGGCTCCAATAGATTGAAAGAAATAATAAAGAGCTACATTGAACTTGACTTTCATGTTACCTTAATATGTCCATCTGTTTATAAAGATAATTACTACATTCCTTTTTTTCAAAAAATGGGGGTTAATGTATATTATGAGCATAAAATGTTTGCCGGTTTTAGATTTTACCTAATAAATCAAAAAATAAAAGCCTCTTTTACTTGGTTTTACGGTCCAAAACAATTTGTATCATATTATAAATCAGTAAAAAAAATAATGCCAAAAACAAAATTGATTTATGATATGGTAGATATTCACCATTTAAGATACAAAAGGGGAATTGAACTGGATCCTTTAAGAATTTCATTTAGAAAAAAGTATTTAAAATACAAGAAAATGGAATTAAAAGCCTCTGAATTAGCTAATTATGTAATCACTATTTCAAAATTTGAGGAAGATTACATGGAATCCATCTGTTCAAAAAATAAAATAATTACAATATCTAACATTCATTATCCAAAAATAAGCATTGAGGAAACCTTACCTTTTGAAGAGCGAAAAGACATGCTTTTCATTGGTTCTACGCACTCGCCAAACGTTGATGCACTGAATTACTTATATAATGAAATCATGCCTTTGGTTTGGAACGAAATTCCGGATTTAAAAGTAAATATTATTGGTACCGTAAATGAAGTTATCAAGGATATAGAACACCCTAACTTAGTTTTCTTGGGCTATGTTGAAAACATTGACGATCTCTTTATCTCAAATAAATTCATGATTGCTCCGCTAAGATATGGAGCCGGCGTGAAAGGAAAAATAGGACAATCTTTTGAATATTATTTGCCTGTCATAACCTCATCAATTGGAGCAGAAGGAATGCATTTGATACACAAAGAAAATGCTTTGATTGAAGACACAAAAGAAGGATTTGCCGAAGCTATAATTGACTTATACACCAATAAAGAATTATGGGAAAAGCTGCAAAGCAACTCTGAAGCTAGTTTATACCCTTTTTCTAGTGAAATGTTAAAGAAAACACTTCTAAAAATAAGCTCAATTAACTAG
- a CDS encoding glycosyltransferase, whose translation MRILYFYPENPLLPNQGNNSRANALLHYFKSRSIEVDLVGVETSVYSYESIKEMEERNLIRRGYLLKEFILRKNKLKYSLFYSIPNKILGRIKHFSRIRFTHQSDFNSILKSNQYDYIIISYAYWAGFVIDNPYVKNTKLCIDTHDFLTSQFQNLKGFNLGKYFQKEIEILNRFDKIFVISAEENYLFSQFLKKEVITLSHIIENKFSKVSSSKKYDLIYVASSNSHNIDGANWFFKEVYPLLNKKLKILVIGKICNYISDFDNVDKLDFVENLDDYYSDSKIAICPMLSGTGLKIKVVEALSFGLPVVCNVRGVDGMVNKTNNGCLVANVPREFAADIELLINNEKVYSEISNYGKDYFANNNDRETCYNIIDAIFK comes from the coding sequence ATGCGAATATTATATTTCTATCCAGAAAATCCTTTATTACCAAATCAAGGTAACAATTCAAGAGCAAATGCATTGTTACACTATTTTAAAAGCCGTTCAATCGAAGTGGATTTGGTAGGTGTTGAAACAAGTGTTTATTCCTATGAATCAATCAAAGAGATGGAAGAACGCAATTTAATTCGTAGAGGATATTTGTTGAAAGAATTCATTTTAAGGAAGAATAAATTAAAATATTCTTTATTTTATTCTATCCCTAATAAGATTTTGGGCAGAATAAAGCATTTCAGCAGGATACGTTTCACACATCAATCCGATTTCAATAGCATTTTGAAGTCGAATCAATACGATTATATCATTATTTCCTATGCCTATTGGGCAGGATTTGTAATTGATAATCCGTATGTTAAAAATACTAAGCTCTGTATCGATACACACGATTTTTTGACCTCTCAATTTCAAAATTTGAAAGGTTTTAATCTCGGAAAATATTTTCAAAAAGAAATAGAAATACTCAATCGTTTTGATAAGATATTCGTTATTTCTGCCGAGGAAAATTATCTCTTTTCACAATTTCTAAAAAAAGAAGTTATTACGCTTTCACATATAATTGAAAATAAATTCAGTAAAGTTTCATCGAGTAAAAAATATGATTTAATTTATGTAGCCAGTAGTAATTCGCATAATATTGATGGAGCAAATTGGTTTTTTAAGGAGGTTTATCCTTTGTTAAATAAAAAATTAAAAATTCTAGTAATAGGTAAAATTTGTAATTATATTTCTGATTTTGACAATGTTGATAAGTTGGATTTTGTCGAGAATTTGGATGATTATTATTCTGATTCAAAAATAGCTATTTGTCCTATGCTGTCCGGTACTGGCCTTAAGATTAAAGTAGTAGAAGCGCTGTCTTTCGGGCTGCCAGTAGTATGTAATGTTAGGGGAGTGGACGGTATGGTCAACAAAACGAATAATGGATGTTTGGTGGCCAATGTTCCTCGAGAATTTGCAGCTGATATAGAATTGTTAATCAACAATGAAAAGGTATATTCTGAAATATCAAATTACGGAAAAGACTATTTTGCCAATAACAATGACAGGGAAACATGCTACAATATAATTGATGCTATTTTTAAATAA
- a CDS encoding glycosyltransferase family 2 protein, whose amino-acid sequence MKISVALCTYNGEKFLYEQIDSILNQTIKVDEIIVCDDCSSDNTLSILKKYEKVNPSIFKINQNEVNLKSNKNFEKAIGLCSGDYIFLSDQDDIWRNDKVEKTLAVFNQNPDAEGVFSNGVLINNKGEVIYKDNSLWDSFSFYESKIDKPIDLFDFLITNGNYLTGASLCIRKEVKIFCFPFMTMEDFLHDEWLASILTKKRTLFYTTEKLISYRLHDSQQLGIGDENKFSDYSNNVIRIQKTIIKTKKPKSYKDYKFLTNLYYSRYERYVKLKDQNIDSPIIFELINAVIEFYTKFDLEMKEKHPIRYFFRKRKDKMKGKRQIDAQFITPKTNR is encoded by the coding sequence ATGAAAATATCAGTTGCACTATGTACATATAATGGTGAAAAATTTCTTTATGAACAGATAGATTCAATATTGAATCAAACGATTAAAGTTGATGAAATAATTGTTTGTGATGATTGTTCTTCGGACAACACTTTATCAATATTGAAAAAGTATGAAAAAGTTAATCCAAGTATTTTTAAAATTAATCAAAATGAGGTCAACCTAAAGAGCAATAAGAATTTCGAAAAGGCAATTGGACTTTGCAGTGGTGATTATATCTTTTTATCAGATCAAGATGATATTTGGAGAAATGACAAAGTTGAAAAAACACTAGCCGTTTTTAATCAAAATCCAGACGCAGAAGGTGTTTTTTCTAATGGAGTATTAATAAATAATAAAGGAGAAGTTATTTACAAAGACAACTCATTATGGGATTCCTTTTCTTTTTATGAATCAAAAATAGACAAACCGATTGATCTATTCGATTTTCTTATTACAAACGGTAATTATTTGACGGGCGCCTCACTTTGTATTCGAAAAGAAGTGAAAATTTTTTGCTTCCCTTTTATGACTATGGAAGACTTCTTACATGACGAATGGCTTGCTTCAATTTTGACAAAAAAAAGGACATTATTCTATACAACTGAAAAACTAATTTCTTACCGCTTACATGATTCTCAGCAGTTAGGAATTGGGGATGAAAATAAATTTAGTGATTATAGCAATAATGTAATTCGAATACAAAAAACTATAATCAAAACAAAAAAGCCAAAATCATATAAGGATTATAAATTTTTAACAAATCTATATTACTCCAGATATGAAAGATATGTAAAATTAAAAGATCAAAATATTGATTCTCCTATCATTTTCGAATTAATAAATGCCGTTATCGAATTTTATACTAAGTTTGATCTTGAGATGAAAGAGAAGCACCCAATTCGTTATTTTTTCAGAAAAAGAAAAGATAAAATGAAAGGCAAAAGACAAATTGACGCTCAATTTATTACCCCGAAAACAAATCGATAA